In Candidatus Binataceae bacterium, the DNA window CGACTTTCAAGCCGCTGTGGGCGCCGATCACTGCGCCGATGTACGCGGTGTTCGAGGGTGTGGTCCTGGGCGGCATTTCGGCGGCGGTCAATTCAAAGATGCCGGGCATTGCCGGGCAAGCCGTGTTTTTGACCTTCGCGGTGCTGGCCGGGATGCTGATCGCCTACCGCACCGGGATCATCAAGGTGACCGAGCGGTTTCGGATGGGAGTTGCGGCTGCGACTTTCGGAATCGTCGGGTTCTATCTAATTGCTTTTGTATCCAGTCTTTTCGGCGGCGCCTTTGGAAACACGATAATTTATGGATACGGATTTTTCGGAATCGGATTCAGCGCTTTCGTCGTGACGATTGCGGCGCTTAATCTCACTTTGGATTTCGATTCGATCGCCAGACTGTCGCAGGCCGGCGCGCCGCAAGCGATGGAATGGTACGGCGGATTCGTGCTGCTGATCACACTGGTATGGCT includes these proteins:
- a CDS encoding Bax inhibitor-1/YccA family protein, whose translation is MAANRFNTSNPALKAFRTAGVVGERAMTIEGTAEKTAILLILASVAAMFTWRFYNTAPQSVGPLVMAGALIGFGVAIFTTFKPLWAPITAPMYAVFEGVVLGGISAAVNSKMPGIAGQAVFLTFAVLAGMLIAYRTGIIKVTERFRMGVAAATFGIVGFYLIAFVSSLFGGAFGNTIIYGYGFFGIGFSAFVVTIAALNLTLDFDSIARLSQAGAPQAMEWYGGFVLLITLVWL